One genomic region from Enoplosus armatus isolate fEnoArm2 chromosome 17, fEnoArm2.hap1, whole genome shotgun sequence encodes:
- the gper1 gene encoding LOW QUALITY PROTEIN: G-protein coupled estrogen receptor 1 (The sequence of the model RefSeq protein was modified relative to this genomic sequence to represent the inferred CDS: substituted 1 base at 1 genomic stop codon), with amino-acid sequence MWPMIXDNPTTVSMEVQTTSLVWIYVNSTEQMNTSYEHNTTYLIESSDKYQSYIIGLFLSCLYTILLFPIGFIGNILILVVNLNHREKMTIPDLYFVNLAVADLILVADSLIEVFNLNEKYYDYAVLCTFMSLFLQVNMYSSIFFLTWMSFDRYIALANSMSSSPLRTMQHAKLSCGLIWMASILATLLPFTIVQTQHRGEVHFCFANVFEIQWLEVTIGFLVPFSIIGLCYSLIGRSLMRAQKHRGLWPRRQKALRMIVVVVLVFFICWLPENVFISIQLLQGTADPSKRTATTLWHDYPLTGHIVNLAAFSNSCLNPIIYSFLGETFRDKLRLFIKQKASWSVVNRFCHHGLDLHLPVRSEVSEV; translated from the coding sequence ATGTGGCCCATGATTTAAGACAATCCAACCACAGTCAGTATGGAAGTGCAGACAACCTCTTTGGTCTGGATATATGTTAACAGTACAGAACAAATGAACACTTCATATGAGCATAACACAACATATTTGATTGAAAGCTCAGACAAATACCAATCTTACATCATTGGTCTCTTCCTGTCCTGCCTGTACACCATTCTCCTCTTTCCCATTGGATTTATTGGTAACATCTTAATCCTGGTGGTGAACCTGAACCACAGAGAGAAGATGACCATTCCCGACCTTTACTTTGTTAACCTGGCTGTAGCTGACCTCATCCTGGTGGCAGACTCCCTCATCGAGGTCTTCAATCTGAATGAGAAGTATTACGACTACGCTGTCCTCTGCACCTTCATGTCCCTATTCCTGCAGGTCAACATGTACAGCAGCATCTTCTTTCTCACATGGATGAGCTTTGACCGATACATTGCCTTGGCTAACTCCATGAGCAGCAGCCCACTGAGGACTATGCAGCACGCAAAGCTCAGCTGTGGTCTCATCTGGATGGCCTCCATCCTGGCCACCCTTCTCCCCTTCACCATTGTGCAGACCCAGCACAGGGGCGAAGTGCACTTCTGCTTTGCCAATGTCTTTGAGATTCAGTGGCTGGAGGTAACCATTGGCTTTTTGGTGCCCTTCTCCATCATTGGTCTATGCTACTCTCTGATTGGACGAAGCCTCATGAGGGCCCAAAAGCACCGTGGATTGTGGCCGCGGCGGCAGAAGGCCCTGCGCATGATCGTGGTGGTGGTTCTGGTGTTCTTCATCTGCTGGCTGCCAGAGAACGTTTTCATCAgcatccagctgctgcagggcaCAGCTGACCCATCAAAGAGGACTGCTACCACCCTGTGGCATGACTACCCACTCACAGGCCACATTGTTAACCTGGCAGCTTTCTCCAACAGCTGCCTCAACCCCATTATCTACAGCTTTCTAGGAGAAACCTTCAGGGACAAGCTGCGTCTCTTCATTAAGCAGAAGGCCAGCTGGTCAGTAGTGAACCGCTTCTGCCACCACGGCCTCGATTTACACCTCCCTGTCAGGAGCGAAGTGTCAGAGGTGTGA
- the gpr146 gene encoding probable G-protein coupled receptor 146 — MWICMVYNETDASVDFRLCQDYGLILSVFSLIYLLVCFPLGLCYNALLVVVNLSNKVSMTMPDVYFVNMAIAGLVLNLVAPVELLSSTFTRWHAWEYNNEIYITLLILFNITSLVIMYSTTLLSLDYYIERALPRTYMSSVYNTKHVCGFIWGGAVLTSFSSLLFYVCNHISTKMVECSKMQNKEAADAIMMFIGYVVPAVAVLYAFVLILRIRKESTPLDQDSARLDPSIHRLLLASVCVQFVLWTPYYMILLVHTIAGAPGYISNVHYLPTYYFLRCVSKLLAFSSSFAMPLMYRQMNKNFSNKLQRLLRRLHCGDQTCPHERSTVQQVVT; from the coding sequence ATGTGGATCTGCATGGTTTACAATGAGACAGACGCCAGCGTGGACTTCCGGCTCTGCCAGGACTATGGCCTCATCCTGTCAGTGTTCTCCCTCATCTACCTCCTGGTGTGCTTCCCTTTGGGGCTGTGCTACAATGCGTTGCTGGTCGTGGTCAACCTCTCCAACAAGGTGTCCATGACAATGCCGGATGTTTATTTCGTCAACATGGCCATCGCGGGTCTCGTGCTCAACCTGGTGGCGCCTGTGGAGCTgctgagctccaccttcacccgCTGGCATGCGTGGGAGTACAACAACGAGATCTACATCACCCTGCTCATCCTCTTCAACATCACCTCCCTGGTCATCATGTACTCCACCACGCTGCTCAGCCTGGACTACTATATAGAGCGGGCGCTACCTCGTACATACATGTCCAGTGTGTATAACACCAAACATGTGTGTGGGTTCATCTGGGGCGGTGCGGTGCTCACGAGCTTCTCCTCACTGCTCTTCTATGTGTGCAACCACATCTCCACTAAGATGGTTGAGTGTTCCAAAATGCAGAACAAGGAGGCAGCCGACGCCATCATGATGTTCATCGGCTACGTGGTTCCTGCTGTGGCTGTTCTTTATGCCTTTGTGCTAATTTTGCGCATTAGGAAGGAGTCTACACCTCTGGATCAGGACTCAGCTCGCTTGGACCCTTCTATCCACAGACTGCTGCTAGCCTCAGTCTGTGTGCAGTTTGTACTGTGGACCCCATACTATATGATCCTGTTGGTACACACCATAGCCGGTGCACCAGGGTACATTAGCAACGTACATTACTTACCTACCTATTATTTCTTGAGATGTGTGTCTAAACTGCTGGCTTTCTCTAGCAGCTTTGCGATGCCTCTCATGTACAGGCAGATGAACAAAAACTTCTCCAACAAGCTTCAGCGGCTGCTCAGGAGGCTGCACTGCGGAGACCAGACCTGCCCTCATGAACGCTCAACAGTGCAACAAGTGGTGACGTGA